One genomic window of Nicotiana sylvestris chromosome 10, ASM39365v2, whole genome shotgun sequence includes the following:
- the LOC138879648 gene encoding uncharacterized protein, translated as MADRLMKRPLGIIDGVLVRVDKVILPVDFVILDCEVDYEVPIILWRPFLVTGKAVVDVEGGELTFRVGDEKVVFHVCKSMKQPNSTNVFSFVDLVIAVIVDDTSAMINVEDPLEAVLLNLDVSDDASRVELRPLWRCFKGEKGQLDGLWLTFGK; from the exons atggcggatcgattgatgaagcgacctttgggcattattgatggcgtgcttgtccgggtggacaaagtCATATTGCCGgtcgactttgtgattttggactgtgaagtggactatgaggtcccTATCATTCTATGGAGGCCTTTCCTTGTGACGGGGAAGGCAGTGGTTGATGTTGAAgggggtgagctcactttccgagtgggagatgaaaaggtcgtctttcatgtttgcaaatctatgaagcaacccaatagcaccaaTGTGttctcatttgtagaccttgtcatagctgtgattgtggatgacaccagtgctatgatcaacgtggaggacccccttgaggccgtgctattaaatcttgatgtcagtGATGATGCAAgcagagtgga attgaggccactttggcggtgcttcaaaggcgaaaaagggcaattggatggactttggctgacattcgggaaataa